From one Mytilus edulis chromosome 1, xbMytEdul2.2, whole genome shotgun sequence genomic stretch:
- the LOC139520581 gene encoding uncharacterized protein: protein MSDQLRLTTVSNSSINVRSGTSNSDIHANTISNLLTLVKHRKRRERKNTFGTNLEKKFGSDGFSRRPILNSAVSFGITDSHLTSGSLVNPPELHRKQIQSEMVVTSAMTLNNSGHKGLKILTPKMVRDYSGQFRPFKPRKPKTPTTTTPEIQSLAGLNRTTVSSTTVTTANSPVPVSIAPNEKTTKAGTSLNPHFTTVGYSSEESATVTEIPIQNRTDENDTHSAPEKDEELVPATHGDKDSLSPDNSVQINETSLAFDSNLVIPQMDLMMFPSARADVRKRNIERRRFCAGFRLNIGNANVGLRCCMRTLNCFDNLPQYLDETLFHRGRHHFSPADRRHICQDIDDSMHCLERVLDRDNCKPVTSLMNRKMSSQMGKVKQFYQNICPNDPHISTVPQNGKPTTPTNHNNLKSKGFGPIPGSLLPFVGGTIAGLILLSIILLIVIYCRKQCKIKKRNSESQESSFESDQSLRYKSVSHNRRRSSAYEEIDVHKMVPSINSPNKKKNHGIDESRISRKLPSAPSEEGFKTGNHYYLSPTSSLPEDNRINDSDKGVSNFGYLDLQTDENGQSYAKLKTEEGEYITPEEIESTPKQKEKNPKEEYHMYFVLEKEDE, encoded by the exons ATGTCGGATCAATTAAGATTGACAACTGTAAGTAATTCATCGATTAACGTTCGCTCGGGTACAAGCAACTCCGACATTCATGCAAATACTATTTCTAACTTATTGACATTGGTCAAGCACAGGAAAAGAAGGGAAAGAAAGAATACATTTGGaacaaatttggaaaaaaaattcgGTAGTGATGGATTTTCTAGAAGACCTATCCTAAATTCTGCTGTGTCATTTGGAATTACAGATTCACATTTGACCTCGGGATCATTAGTAAATCCACCAGAATTACATAGAAAACAAATCCAAAGTGAAATGGTTGTCACAAGCGCAATGACTTTAAATAACAGTGGACATAAAGGACTAAAAATATTAACGCCTAAAATGGTTAGAGATTACAGTGGTCAGTTTCGACCTTTTAAACCGAGAAAACCAAAAACTCCAACAACAACAACTCCAGAAATCCAAAGTTTAGCTGGATTAAATAGAACAACAGTATCTTCGACAACAGTTACTACTGCTAATAGTCCTGTTCCGGTAAGCATTGCACCAAACGAAAAAACAACTAAAGCGGGAACCAGTTTGAATCCGCATTTTACCACAGTTGGCTATAGTTCCGAAGAATCGGCTACTGTTACTGAAATTCCGATTCAAAACAGGACTGATGAAAATGATACGCATTCTGCTCCTGAAAAGGATGAAGAACTTGTGCCAGCCACACATGGTGATAAAGATTCCTTATCACCAGACAATTCTGTACAAATTAATGAAACTTCTTTAGCTTTTGACTCCAATCTAGTAATTCCCCAGATGGATCTGATGATGTTTCCTTCTGCAAGAGCAGACGTTAGGAAAAGAAATATAGAAAGGCGACGATTTTGTGCAGGATTTAGATTGA ATATTGGCAATGCAAACGTTGGCTTGCGATGCTGTATGAGGACATTAAATTGTTTTGACAATCTTCCACAATATCTGGATGAAACATTGTTCCACCGAGGAAGACACCATTTCAGTCCTGCTGATAGACGCCATATTTGCCA agATATAGACGATTCCATGCATTGTTTAGAAAGAGTATtggatagagataactgtaaaccAGTTACTTCTTTAATGAACAGGAAAATGTCGTCACAGATGGGAAAAGTCAAACAGTTTTATCAGAATATTTGTCCTAATG ATCCACATATTTCCACTGTCCCTCAAAATGGAAAACCTACTACACCAACAAACCATAACAATCTTAAAAGCAAAGGATTCGGACCAATCCCGGGATCACTATTACCGTTTGTAGGAGGTACCATAGCTGGGTTGATTCTATTATCTATAATCCTGCTAATTGTGATATATTGTAGAAAACAATGCAAAATCAA AAAACGTAATTCTGAAAGTCAAGAATCAAGTTTCGAATCCGACCAATCATTGAGGTATAAATCAGTTTCCCACAATCGACGGAGGTCTAGTGCTTATGAAGAAATAGACGTTCATAAA ATGGTCCCTTCAATAAATTCACCAAACAAAAAGAAGAATCATGGTATTGACGAATCACGCATATCAAGGAAACTACCTAGTGCTCCAAGTGAGGAGGGATTTAAAACAGGAAATCATTACTATTTATCTCCAACTTCGAGTTTACCCGAGGATAACCGAATAAACGATAGTGATAAAGGCGTTTCAAATTTCGGGTATTTAGATCTACAAACGGACGAGAACGGTCAGTCATATGCCAAATTAAAGACAGAAGAGGGAGAATATATTACACCAGAAGAAATAGAAAGTACAccaaaacaaaaagagaaaaatcCAAAAGAAGAATATCATATGTATTTTGTATTAGAAAAGGAGGATGAATAA
- the LOC139519701 gene encoding uncharacterized protein, giving the protein MRPDYLTIISVLFYLNYVTKEVTAIDACSHISKVSKYSTNCIGILAVLNNTVHTHTDVCQIYNEVGRCIQLLAVKNGETCDMQSLHTTFTKLATYYTDDWLTALDTQSCQLEEVTESLCTSPDRLGLISAIGCFPPIIGGSLTHSNYYICSLVSSLEVCTDQFTNMLGESHCEDGKIKDGLQSSTAKQWIQDNYPKVNLDECFKVYQPGQPGGDSECKDFIYISKHTQDAMGIMYLNNITVVSQAVYCKNFYYAMHMLQHEMSKAGHTCTVPELQPEFSKILGYQGVKPSTLSECQGQMQKTTADFCQDEAGVLQVMAREPYCRPYLENMKDPKNDKCMMARQFALCSETRLQYAGFDCSKTILSTTNIGQYVQTNYGISLSSC; this is encoded by the exons ATGAGACCGGACTATCTAACGATTATTTCTGTATTGTTCTACCTTAATTATGTTACG AAAGAAGTAACTGCTA TCGACGCATGCTCGCACATAAGTAAAGTTTCCAAATATTCAACCAACTGTATTGGTATTCTTGCTGTACTGAATAATACCGTACACACACATACGGATGTTTGTCA gATATACAATGAAGTAGGTAGATGTATTCAATTACTTGCTGTTAAAAATGGCGAAACCTGTGACATGCAGAGTCTTCATACCACATTTACCAAGTTGGCGACATATTATACCGATGATTGGTTGACTGCACTGGACACGCAATCGTGTCAAT TAGAAGAAGTTACTGAATCGTTGTGTACATCTCCTGATCGTCTTGGGCTGATATCTGCCATTGGTTGTTTTCCTCCTATCATTGGAGGATCCCTTACACATTCCAACTATTATATTTGTTC ATTAGTTTCCAGTTTAGAAGTATGCACAGATCAATTCACAAACATGTTGGGCGAAAGCCACTGTGAAGATGGTAAAATTAAAGATGGTCTCCAGTCTTCGACAGCAAAACAGTGGATCCAGGATAACTACCCGAAAGTCAACTTGGATGAATGTTTCAAAGTGTACCAACCGGGTCAACCTGGCGGCGATTCAGAGTGTAAAGATTTTATATACATCTCAAAACATACACAAGACGCAATGGGAATTATGTATCTTAACAATATTACGGTCGTGAGCCAAGCTGTATACTGCAA AAATTTTTACTACGCAATGCACATGCTTCAGCACGAAATGAGCAAAGCTGGTCATACGTGCACTGTGCCAGAACTGCAGCCGGAATTTTCTAAGATTCTGGGTTACCAAGGAGTTAAACCGTCCACGCTGTCGGAATGTCAAG gTCAAATGCAGAAAACGACCGCCGACTTCTGTCAGGATGAAGCTGGGGTACTACAAGTCATGGCACGTGAGCCTTACTGCAGACCATACCTCGAGAATATGAAAGatcccaaaaatgacaagtgcATGATGGCGAGACAGTTTGCCCTATGTTCAGAGACCCGATTACAATACGCTGGTTTTGACTGCAGTAAAACAATCCTCAGCACAACAAACATTGGCCAATATGTGCAGACCAACTATGGGATTTCACTTTCATCCTGCTAA